One segment of Belonocnema kinseyi isolate 2016_QV_RU_SX_M_011 chromosome 7, B_treatae_v1, whole genome shotgun sequence DNA contains the following:
- the LOC117176909 gene encoding uncharacterized protein LOC117176909, translating into MRSFLIICFLATSVFGSGSKKTEKRGLLGATGLGYPGYSSNGYASGLGLGSYSSPVNLGSSYASGYGLGSLYSLGTSASDYGVGRSGRITGITINREVQIPVPVPHPYPVEVIRAVPYPELYPVKVDRPYPVAVHHPVPVEITRHVPVKVDRPCPVPVLEQVPVPVPVSFKVGYGVPSLNLGSGLSSATASAYAKSYSGLGSGSYTGLDSGSYSGFGSSFNSGSYSGLGSSFNSLSSSGSSNLGSASYLGVNSEFDSGSYPRIDSYSGIKSGAHSSLESSSSFGSGLGVSASESSADSGYSYSAPSKKFTF; encoded by the exons ATGAGGTCCTTCTTAATA ATTTGTTTCCTTGCTACAAGTGTCTTTGGATCAGGCTCAAAAAAGACAGAAAAGCGAGGTCTACTTGGAGCCACAGGACTGGGATACCCAGGATACTCTAGTAATGGATATGCCAGTGGCCTTGGCCTCGGTTCTTACAGTTCTCCTGTCAATTTGGGCTCAAGTTACGCTTCTGGTTATGGCCTTGGAAGTCTCTACAGTTTAGGAACTTCCGCTTCCGATTATGGAGTAGGAAGATCTGGAAGAATCACTGGCATCACAATCAACAGAGAAGTTCAAATTCCAGTCCCAGTTCCTCATCCTTATCCAGTTGAAGTGATTCGAGCTGTACCTTATCCAGAACTTTATCCAGTCAAGGTTGATCGACCATATCCGGTTGCAGTACATCATCCAGTTCCAGTAGAGATTACTCGTCATGTTCCTGTCAAAGTTGATCGTCCTTGCCCTGTTCCAGTGCTGGAACAAGTTCCAGTTCCAGTCCCAGTTTCATTTAAGGTGGGTTACGGCGTTCCCTCTTTGAATCTTGGATCTGGACTTTCATCAGCGACTGCTAGTGCTTATGCTAAGTCCTACTCTGGACTTGGTTCCGGATCCTATACTGGACTTGATTCCGGTTCTTATTCTGGATTTGGTTCCAGTTTTAATTCTGGTTCCTATTCTGGACTTGGTTCCAGTTTTAACTCTCTTTCCAGTTCTGGATCCTCTAATCTCGGTTCTGCTTCCTACTTAGGAGTCAACTCTGAATTTGACTCTGGATCTTACCCCAGAATTGATTCCTATTCTGGAATTAAGTCTGGAGCTCACTCTAGTCTAGAGTCAAGTTCCTCTTTTGGATCTGGCCTTGGTGTGTCAGCGTCTGAAAGTTCTGCTGATTCCGGTTATTCATATTCAGCTCcatcaaaaaaattcactttttaa